From the Candidatus Bathyarchaeota archaeon genome, one window contains:
- a CDS encoding TldD/PmbA family protein produces MRQGAGQLRRDGRAQPEDEASAGGSEMSLLILASSAVERCVKLGAEEAEAFIQSQRTLEVVLERAEIQNERTKKHIGIGIRVIKEKRLGFSFTSNLTDEGIEQACRTALSLTDAALPNLDWVSLPNREEPSRTPEGIYDPEIAQMDGGGLLSLVIEAYDEVKGYDPRVEIDDGKFTAMVNQYAISNTHGVEALDRKTLIQGYLTCIAKESGRASSMALEYDLSTLLKGFSPRRIGRAAAEKALASLNPRTAASFTGKVLLESDPASSILIWPIISSVNADNVQRGRSLWAGLLGREVASPELTLVDNGLLPRGVASSTFDSEGTPRQETKVITKGKLEGFLHNSFTANKEGRRSTGNAYREAYNTLPTVSSSNLIVEAGRKSLEELVLEVDRGIIVRRFSGNVRPESGEFSGIAKQACYIENGEVKYPLGETMISGNAFQALNNIIEVGREVRPTLNMAYVPPMLIDKIDIISKQ; encoded by the coding sequence GTGCGGCAAGGAGCAGGTCAACTACGTCGGGATGGGAGGGCCCAGCCTGAGGACGAGGCTTCTGCTGGGGGGAGCGAGATGAGCCTGCTGATTCTCGCATCCTCCGCAGTTGAGAGGTGCGTTAAGCTCGGGGCTGAGGAGGCTGAGGCCTTCATCCAGAGCCAAAGGACACTCGAGGTAGTCCTAGAGAGGGCCGAGATACAGAACGAGAGGACCAAGAAGCACATTGGAATAGGCATCCGGGTGATAAAGGAGAAGAGGCTAGGATTCTCCTTCACCTCAAACCTCACAGACGAAGGCATAGAACAGGCCTGCAGGACCGCCCTAAGCCTAACAGACGCGGCCCTCCCAAACCTCGATTGGGTCTCCCTCCCCAACCGCGAAGAGCCGTCCAGAACGCCAGAAGGCATCTACGACCCAGAGATAGCCCAGATGGATGGAGGCGGCCTCCTAAGCCTAGTCATCGAGGCCTATGATGAGGTGAAGGGATACGATCCGAGGGTTGAAATCGATGACGGGAAGTTCACAGCCATGGTGAACCAGTATGCCATCTCCAACACTCATGGAGTTGAGGCCCTCGACAGGAAGACTCTCATACAGGGGTACCTGACCTGCATAGCGAAGGAGAGCGGGAGGGCCTCGAGCATGGCCCTAGAATACGATCTCTCCACCCTTCTGAAGGGGTTCTCCCCAAGGAGGATAGGGAGGGCAGCGGCTGAGAAGGCCCTAGCCTCCCTCAATCCAAGAACGGCAGCCTCCTTCACAGGGAAGGTCCTCTTAGAATCCGACCCAGCCTCCTCCATCCTGATATGGCCGATAATTAGCAGCGTGAACGCGGATAACGTGCAGAGGGGGAGAAGCCTATGGGCTGGATTGCTGGGCAGGGAGGTGGCGTCCCCAGAGCTGACCTTGGTCGACAACGGCCTCCTCCCCAGAGGTGTCGCCTCCTCAACCTTCGACTCGGAGGGGACTCCAAGACAGGAGACGAAGGTCATCACCAAGGGAAAGCTTGAGGGCTTCCTCCACAACTCCTTCACCGCGAATAAGGAGGGAAGGAGATCCACGGGGAACGCTTACAGGGAAGCCTACAACACCTTACCCACCGTATCCTCCTCAAACCTCATAGTCGAGGCAGGGAGGAAGAGCCTCGAAGAATTGGTCTTGGAGGTGGATAGGGGGATAATCGTCAGGCGCTTCAGCGGGAACGTCCGCCCCGAGAGCGGTGAGTTCTCAGGAATAGCCAAACAGGCATGCTATATAGAGAACGGGGAAGTGAAGTACCCATTAGGTGAGACGATGATATCTGGAAATGCCTTTCAGGCTCTAAACAACATAATAGAGGTCGGGAGGGAGGTCCGTCCAACCCTAAACATGGCCTATGTACCACCGATGCTTATAGACAAAATAGACATAATTTCAAAACAATAA
- a CDS encoding TldD/PmbA family protein, whose amino-acid sequence MKGCLGRFEGGYAELRHHRRETFRVSLKDGKIDSLNDGLVEGVCARVLVDGSWGFSSTTSQKPREVEHILGEAYSLARASRPMKRRYVRLAALKPHVDRYETPMKRDPRKSDRMELIELLLDVDKAVRDYSKAVVSENVGFNIVDDELRFLSSEGAEIHQRIVRCFGGVTVVARGEGQISSAIESIGSQSGLEVLDETPLMETGMTAAERACRLVSSRVAPAGVFPVILENRIVGLLAHEAVGHCSEADLVYGGSFLAEKVGVSVASGKVTLVDDGLYLHGFGTMRYDDEGVPTQRTVIIERGICRGFLHSRETAHEFGVAPTGNARAWSFEYDPIIRMRNTYIEPGDWSLEELAEDIGEGFYLRGGLSGQADFNGEFMFGTQEAIRIRDGELAEPLRGVTISGNAFEVLRNVDAVGRDFTMRTGMCGKEQVNYVGMGGPSLRTRLLLGGAR is encoded by the coding sequence TTGAAGGGTTGTCTCGGGAGGTTTGAGGGTGGATATGCTGAGCTGCGGCATCACAGGAGGGAGACCTTCCGCGTATCCCTGAAGGATGGGAAGATAGACTCTCTAAACGATGGTTTGGTGGAAGGAGTCTGCGCCAGGGTTCTGGTAGACGGAAGCTGGGGCTTCTCATCGACAACGAGCCAGAAACCCCGAGAAGTTGAGCATATTCTAGGTGAAGCCTATTCCCTAGCGAGAGCTTCGAGGCCTATGAAGAGGCGTTATGTACGGTTGGCAGCCCTAAAACCCCATGTGGACAGGTATGAGACCCCTATGAAGAGGGATCCTAGGAAGTCGGATAGAATGGAGCTGATAGAGCTTCTATTGGATGTCGATAAGGCGGTTAGGGATTACTCTAAGGCTGTGGTCTCCGAGAATGTTGGCTTCAACATAGTTGACGACGAGCTGAGATTTCTAAGCTCTGAGGGCGCTGAGATACACCAGAGGATTGTGAGATGCTTCGGAGGTGTCACGGTGGTTGCGAGGGGAGAGGGGCAGATCTCATCAGCTATCGAGAGCATAGGGTCCCAGTCTGGATTAGAGGTCCTCGATGAGACGCCGCTGATGGAAACGGGTATGACGGCTGCTGAGAGGGCATGCAGGCTCGTATCCTCAAGGGTGGCCCCAGCAGGAGTCTTCCCGGTGATATTGGAGAACAGGATAGTAGGCCTATTAGCCCATGAGGCTGTTGGGCATTGCTCGGAGGCGGACTTGGTTTATGGCGGAAGCTTCCTAGCCGAGAAGGTTGGGGTAAGCGTCGCCTCTGGAAAGGTGACACTAGTCGATGATGGTTTGTACCTCCACGGCTTCGGAACCATGAGGTATGACGATGAGGGGGTTCCAACCCAGAGGACTGTGATCATAGAACGCGGCATCTGCAGGGGTTTTCTCCACTCTAGGGAGACAGCCCACGAGTTCGGGGTGGCCCCTACAGGGAATGCAAGGGCGTGGAGCTTCGAGTACGACCCCATAATAAGGATGAGGAACACCTACATAGAGCCCGGAGACTGGTCTTTAGAGGAGCTGGCTGAGGATATAGGTGAAGGGTTCTATTTGAGGGGTGGGCTCTCTGGGCAGGCGGACTTCAACGGGGAGTTCATGTTCGGGACCCAGGAGGCGATAAGGATAAGGGACGGGGAGCTCGCCGAGCCTCTCCGTGGGGTAACAATAAGCGGGAACGCCTTCGAGGTCCTGAGGAATGTTGACGCAGTTGGAAGGGATTTCACCATGAGGACTGGGATGTGCGGCAAGGAGCAGGTCAACTACGTCGGGATGGGAGGGCCCAGCCTGAGGACGAGGCTTCTGCTGGGGGGAGCGAGATGA